In Chitinophaga sp. H8, the sequence CATCCATAATTTCAAGGATTTTATGGATTTCCCCGAGTCGGTGTTCAATCATCAACGCCTGCACCGCAAAAATGTAATACACCCGCTCTTCCTGAATGCGCCCAGTGTGATGCACGTTATTCAGCAACAGGATGTAATGCTCCACTTCCCCTATCATTCATTTGATACCATTATAGACCTGTTGCGGGAAGCGGCGATAGATCCTAATGTATCCAGTATAAAAATCACCGCTTACCGGCTGGCTAAAAACTCCAAGATCGTTAATGCGCTCATCAACGCAGTGCGTAACGGTAAACAGGTAACGGTGGTACTTGAGCTGCGGGCCCGTTTTGACGAAGCGGCTAACCTGGCCTGGAAGGCAAGACTGGAAGAAGAAGGTGTAAAAGTACTGCTGGGGATCCCTAATATGAAGATCCATGCCAAGCTGTGCGTGATCAAAAAAAGAATAGGCACCAAAACCATACAATGTGGTTTTGTCAGTACGGGCAACCTAAATGAAAAAACAGCCCGGGTATATGGTGATCACTGCCTGCTTACTACCAACCGGGGGGTTATAGCAGACATTAACCGCATTTTTACTTACCTCGAAAGTCCCCGTCATGATATTAAAATACTGGAAGGGTGTAAAACACTTCCGGTAAGCCCTTTGAATATGCGTAGCCACTTTTTGAAGCTCATAGACAAAGAGATCAAAAATGCAAAACATAAGAAAGCAGCTGGCATCATCATCAAAATGAATTCCCTTTCAGATGATATCATGATCACCAAGCTGTATGAGGCAGCTAAAGAAGGCGTGAATATCCAGATGGTGATCCGCGGTATCTGCTGTGCCTATACGGAAAATAAAAAGTGGAAAAAGAATATCGCTGCGGTGAGTATTGTGGATGAATACCTGGAACATGCCAGGGTGTTTATTTTCCATAATGGAGGCCAGGAGAAAGTGTTCATAGCATCCTGCGACTGGATGGTACGAAACCTGGATCACCGGATAGAGGCAGCCGTGCCCGTTACAGATAAGGCCATTAAACAGGAGCTGATAGATATCATGCATATACAGCTGAGCGGTAATGTAAAAGCCAGGATACTGGATAATGAGCAGGCTAACAAATACAAGCGGGAAGGCGATAAAAAAATCCGTACCCAGGTAGAGATATTCAGGTACCTGAATGAAAAACAATATAAATAACCAGCTGCCCCAACGGCATGTTTATGCATTACCTGCTACTAAAAGCCATGAATTTCCGTATTTTGCACGCTATCTGTATCATTTAAAACTGTGAACTGATGAAACTGGCTGCGATAGATATCGGATCAAATGCTGCACGGTTATTGATTTCTGAGGCATCTCCCAAAAGCAACGGAGAAATGGACTTTACCAAAGTAAACCTCGTAAGGGTACCATTGAGATTAGGCTTTGATGTATTTGCCACCCAAACTATTTCTGAGAAAAAGGTGGCGCATTTGCTCAATACGATCAAGGCCTATAAACTCCTGCTCGACGTATATGAAGTGAAATACCTGAAGGCCTGTGCTACTTCCGCCATGCGGGATGCCACCAATGCAGCGGCCATTCTCCAGCAAGTGAAAGATGAAACCAGTATTGACATCAAAGTGATTTCCGGACAGGAAGAAGCTTCCTATATATATGAAAACCACATTGCGGAAAATATGGATACTACCCGCGCCTACCTGTATATAGATGTAGGGGGTGGCAGTACTGAACTCACCTTTTTCAGCAACAAGAAACTGGTTTTCAAAGAATCCTTTAACATCGGCACTATCCGCTTATTACAGCAGCAGGTTACAGATGCACACTGGCAACAGATGAAAGATTTCCTTAAAGCACAACTGAAATCCCAGCCACCTGTCATTGCCATTGGCTCCGGCGGAAACATCAACAAAATATTTACCCTTTCCAAAAGAAAGGAAGGTAAACCACTGTCACTGGAAACGCTGAAAGACTACTACAAGGAATTCAGCAATTTCACCGTTGAAGAAAGAATCCACCTGTATAATCTCCGGGAAGACCGCGCAGATGTGATTGTGCCCGCATTACAGATATACGTCAACGTCATGCGCTGGGCAGATGCAGCGGAGATTTACGTACCCAAAATAGGGCTGGCAGACGGGCTGATCCATGCTTTATATGCCGAAATCAGCGCTATCAATTAAGCAGCGGGCATCATATTGTCACCTTCGGTTCCGCTCCTGATGCCTGTAGCTCCGTCTATAGGATAAACCGCTTACATAAAAAGCTTCCATATTAAATTTTATATTATCACCTTTGTGCCGTTATATTAAAACCGGAACGGCATTAAGGCTGAAGCATATAGCTTTGTTTTACCGCCTGCAATGCTCAAAACAAATCGTATGTCAATACATAAAGAAGTGAAACGTGTTACCACCCATATACTTCAAAAGATGAAAGTAGATGGGGAAAAAATCTCTATGCTCACCGCATATGATTACTCCATGGCACGCATCTTTGATGATGCCGGCGTGGATGTTATACTGGTAGGCGACAGCGCCTCTAATGTAATGGCTGGTCATGAAACCACCTTGCCTATTACACTCGACCAGATGATATATCATGCTTCTTCTGTTGTAAGAGCAATCAAACGCAGCTTTGTAGTGGCAGACCTGCCTTTTGGTTCTTACCAGGGCAATTCCAAGGAGGCCCTCAGCTCAGCAATCCGTATGATGAAGGAAACCGGTGCACATGGTATTAAAATAGAAGGCGGAGAGGAAATTGTAGAATCCGTAAAGCGTATTATCTCAGCAGGGGTACCTGTTATGGGACACCTTGGGCTTACTCCCCAATCTATCTACAAATTTGGTACTTATGCCGTACGCGCTACGGAAGAGGCCGAAGCCCAGAAGCTGATCAATGACGCACTTTTGTTGCAGGAAGCAGGTTGCTTTGCCATTGTGCTGGAAAAAATCCCAGCCCTGCTAACTAAAAAAGTAGCAGAAGCCATACATATTCCTACCATCGGTATTGGCGCAGGCAAGTATGCCGACGGCCAGGTATTGGTAATGCATGATATGCTGGGGATCAATAAAGACTTCAAACCCCGTTTTTTACGCCGCTATCTCAATCTTTACGATCAGATCCTGGAAGCCAGCAAACAATATATTAAAGATGTAAAAGACAGGGATTTCCCCAACGATAACGAACAATATTAAGTAATAAACATCCAACAGGCCGGCCGCAATAGCCGGCCTGTTTTGTCAATACCCCTGCATACCTGCAATTCTCCCCGCATTTGGGGATTGTGTTGCATTTGCTTATATTCGCTTATTATCCTGTTTTTCACAGATGAACTATTTGCTGAACATACAACTCTCTCTCCTCTCCTTTTTAAGGAGCACTTGTTCGCACGTGCCTTGATAGGCATATTCGCTTCTTTTTATTTTTCCCGCCAGGATCACGTTCCTACACGTGGCTATCTGTTTATTTCATGAAACGTACCACCCTGCGGTAGCGGCTATTTGAATATGGATAGTATTTCCCGGAAATAGGTTTGGTAAATAAACAACAGTTACGGCCTCTTTACGTAAGGAGGACGTATGGTGTATATCGTGCTTTTTCCGGTAGTGTAAGCCTGGCGCTACTCTAAGCATCATTACACCTTAAATACATACACCATGAAACGCGTATTAATTATTGGCGCCGGCAAAATCGGAGAAACGGCAGCTTTTTTATTGCAACATTCCGGCGACTACCAGGTGACGGTGGCTGACAGCAATGATTCGTTGTTGCAAAAACCCGTCCATCCTGCTATTACCAAAATGAAACTGGATGTGAATAATGCCACGGAGTTACAAAGCGCACTGGCACCACAGGACATCGTGCTCAGCGCATGTCCATATTTTCTGAATGTCCAGATTGCCACAGCGGCGGCGGCAACAAACACCCATTATTTTGATCTGACGGAAGATGTGGCGACCACAAATGCGATCCGGGATATTGCCCGGCAATCCCAGGTGAGCTTTATGCCCCAATGCGGCCTCGCTCCTGGATTTATCAGCATCGCTGCCTATGATATTGCCAAACAGTTTGACACACTGGACACGGTTCAGCTCAGAGTAGGTGCGTTACCGCAATTTCCTACCAATAGCCTGATGTATAACCTTACCTGGAGCACAGACGGGCTTATCAATGAATACTGCAATCCCTGTGATGCCATCTTTGAAGGAGAACGTAAAGAGGTAATGCCCCTGGAAGGTTACGAACGTTTTGCACTGGATGGTGTTTCATACGAAGCATTTAATACTTCCGGCGGATTATCTGCACTGGCAGAAATACTGGAAGGCAAAGTATATAACCTGGATTATAAAACCGTGCGTTATCCCGGACATTGCCATATCATGAAAATACTGCTGAACGAACTGAAATTAAGCAAGAAGCGGGATG encodes:
- the ppk1 gene encoding polyphosphate kinase 1, whose amino-acid sequence is MRLQNSVLNENMTTPDLILQKRLNKKKLIVPKKKMIARDISWLSFNARVLQEAADPTVPLLERIRFLGIFSNNLDEFFRVRVATLKRMVVVVGKAAKMHLEENPEKILEEIQANVIEQQREFDRIWKDIVEELQTQQIFLRSEKQLNREQQKFVLNYFNEEVRTNIIPLMIESIQQFPILRDKSIYLAVVLARQDNSVRQKFALIEIPTSILPRFIILPAKEGEHDIILLEDVIRFCLPHVFSYFGYDKFSAHIIKVTRDAELDIDNDISTSLIHQIEKGLKDRRKGKPVRFVYDKDIDPLLLEYLMRRQGLSSRDNLIPGARIHNFKDFMDFPESVFNHQRLHRKNVIHPLFLNAPSVMHVIQQQDVMLHFPYHSFDTIIDLLREAAIDPNVSSIKITAYRLAKNSKIVNALINAVRNGKQVTVVLELRARFDEAANLAWKARLEEEGVKVLLGIPNMKIHAKLCVIKKRIGTKTIQCGFVSTGNLNEKTARVYGDHCLLTTNRGVIADINRIFTYLESPRHDIKILEGCKTLPVSPLNMRSHFLKLIDKEIKNAKHKKAAGIIIKMNSLSDDIMITKLYEAAKEGVNIQMVIRGICCAYTENKKWKKNIAAVSIVDEYLEHARVFIFHNGGQEKVFIASCDWMVRNLDHRIEAAVPVTDKAIKQELIDIMHIQLSGNVKARILDNEQANKYKREGDKKIRTQVEIFRYLNEKQYK
- a CDS encoding Ppx/GppA phosphatase family protein; protein product: MKLAAIDIGSNAARLLISEASPKSNGEMDFTKVNLVRVPLRLGFDVFATQTISEKKVAHLLNTIKAYKLLLDVYEVKYLKACATSAMRDATNAAAILQQVKDETSIDIKVISGQEEASYIYENHIAENMDTTRAYLYIDVGGGSTELTFFSNKKLVFKESFNIGTIRLLQQQVTDAHWQQMKDFLKAQLKSQPPVIAIGSGGNINKIFTLSKRKEGKPLSLETLKDYYKEFSNFTVEERIHLYNLREDRADVIVPALQIYVNVMRWADAAEIYVPKIGLADGLIHALYAEISAIN
- the panB gene encoding 3-methyl-2-oxobutanoate hydroxymethyltransferase; this translates as MSIHKEVKRVTTHILQKMKVDGEKISMLTAYDYSMARIFDDAGVDVILVGDSASNVMAGHETTLPITLDQMIYHASSVVRAIKRSFVVADLPFGSYQGNSKEALSSAIRMMKETGAHGIKIEGGEEIVESVKRIISAGVPVMGHLGLTPQSIYKFGTYAVRATEEAEAQKLINDALLLQEAGCFAIVLEKIPALLTKKVAEAIHIPTIGIGAGKYADGQVLVMHDMLGINKDFKPRFLRRYLNLYDQILEASKQYIKDVKDRDFPNDNEQY
- a CDS encoding saccharopine dehydrogenase family protein, whose product is MATTNAIRDIARQSQVSFMPQCGLAPGFISIAAYDIAKQFDTLDTVQLRVGALPQFPTNSLMYNLTWSTDGLINEYCNPCDAIFEGERKEVMPLEGYERFALDGVSYEAFNTSGGLSALAEILEGKVYNLDYKTVRYPGHCHIMKILLNELKLSKKRDVLKQIMEDSIPFTPQDVVLVFVSVSGTINGRSVQRSYSKKIYNQQLEGRDFTAIQLTTAGSACAVIDLHTKGKLPASGFVRQEDVLFNDLIDNRFAEYYN